A window of Longimicrobium sp. genomic DNA:
GATGGGCGCCATTGCCCTCGCGATGAACGCCATCCGGCTCCCCCGCTGGGCCGACGCGCGCGAGGAGCAGATGGAGCGCATTGCCGCCCGCGCCCGCGTGCTGATTGCCTGAGGGGACGATTCGGAGCGGGGGGCCTGCCGCTCACCGCGCGCGTCGTGGCGCCGGGACCGGGGAATCCTGATGGCGGAGTACGCGATCAACATCGTCGAACCGGTGCCGCTTCCGGAGTTGATCCGCCGTGCGGCTGCCGGGGAAGAGGTAATCCTGACAGAAGGCGGAGAGCCGGTGGCTAGAGTCCTCACAATCAGCGGCGGTAACGAAGCGGCCCTCATGGCGGAGGACTCGCTGCGGGACTGGCTACGCCCGGAGGAAGACGAGGCTTGGAGGCACCTTCAGCGTGAATCGTGCGAAACCGCCGCAGGCAGAAGGGGAAATAGCGAGGATACGTCCGACTAGGGAAGCGTCGGCAAGTCGCAGTACCGGTTGCTGGCCTCAAGGTCGCTCGTTTGGCGACCCGAGATTCACCCTGGTGGAGAGGTGTTCCCATGGCGAAGTTCTGGATGACCAAAGACAAGGCGGGTGAGTGGCGGTGGGCGCTCCTGGCCGACAACAACAAGAAGATCGCGGATTCGGGTGAGGGCTACGTCCGCCGCGACAGCTGCCTGGACGCCATCACTCGCGTGAAGCGGGACGCGCCCGGCGCTTCGGTGTACGACGCGTCCGAATCAACCCCCAAACTGGTCCCCGGGGTGTAGATATCATGAAAAGGCAAGCGCAGCCGGGGTTGAGGACGCAAGAGTCTGAGTTTCCGCGCTCGAACGGCTAGCCTTGGGGAACAACGAAAACGGCCGGCGATCCCTTCGGAGCGCCGGCCGTCCTATTCAGCCCTGTCGTTCACGCGCAAAGCCGCCGCACCACCTCTTCCGCGCCGCGCTTGTACACCGTGAGGTACACCAGCGCCCCGCGGGAACGACCACGCGGGGTTCACATTGCCGCCGGACTGGCGCATCATCTGGCTCACGAAGAAGCCGCGGCGGCAGATGTTGCCGGCCCGGCTTCTTCGGTTTGCGATGATCAGCCCGGCGACCTGGGATAAACGTTGGCCTTGCTCACCATGTCGTAGGGCAGCGCACCCGCGAACATTTCGCGCAGAAACCGGCTTTCGCCGAGGCGCACCTCGTTGTTTCCAATATCTGGTCCGGTGCTGCTTTTCACCGTTACCTCGATCGTCCCCGCCGGCCCTACCAGGTATACCAGCCATTCACGTTCAGCTCCATCGCTCATCATCCGCTCCCATTCAGGTTTCGATCACGATCACCCGCCCAGCCGCTACTGCACCAGCTGGTCCACGAGCGCGGGGTTGGCGTTGCCGCAAAGGGGTCGGCCGGCGATTCAGAGGGATCGTCGGCCGTTTCGCCGATGCTCACGGCGCGTCCGCCTCCAGCCGCTCCTTCACGAGCCTGCTGACCAGCTCCGGGTTGGCGCTGCCGCCGCTCTGGCGCATCACCTGGCCTACGAAGAAGCCCAGCAGGCCCGTCTTGCCCTGGCGGTACTCGTCGGCCTTCTTGGCATTCGCGTTGATCACCTCGTCCACGATGGGGCCGATGGCGCCGGGGTCGCTCACCTGTCGCAGCCCGCGGCGCTCCACGATGTCGTCCGGCGCGCCGCCGCCGCGCACCATCTCCGCCAGCACCGCCTTGCCGCCACCGCTGGAGATCGTCCCGTCGTCCACCAGTTCGATCAGGCGGTTCAGCTCCGCCGGGGTGAACGCGATTTCGTTGATGCCGCGCTCCTTCGTTTCCAGCAGCACCACGTTCACGATCCAGCTCGCCACGCTCTTCGGCCGCGCGCCGAGGTCGACAGTCGACTCGAAGAGGTTCGAAATCCCCACGTCGCGGGTCAGGATGTCGGCCTCCGTCGCGGAGAGGGCGAGCTCGTCGGCGTAGCGCGCGCGGCGGGCCTCCATCTCCGGCGTCCGCTGCACCTCCGCGGCGGGCGCCTTGGCGCGCTTCTCACCATCCGGCGCGACGCTCTCCTTCGGCTTCTTCTCCGCCTTCGGAGCCGGGGCGGCCTGCGTGGACTTCGCCGCCCAGGTGTCGCGCAGGGTGACGGTGCGGTTGAAGACGAGCGCGCCCGGCTTCGAATCCACCACGTCCGCGCAGAAGTAGCCCAGCCGCTCGAACTGCCAGCGGCTCCCCGGCTCCGCGTTGCGGATGCTGGGCTCCACGATCGCGCCGGGGATGACGACCAGCGACTCGGGGTTCAGGTGGTCCTTGAAGTCGCCCTCGCCGGCATCGGGATCGGGCACTCTGAAAAGGCGGTCGTACAGCCGCACCTCGGCGGGCACGCCGTGCTCCGCGCTCACCCAGTGGATGGTGCCCTTCACCTGCCGCCCGTCCGGCGTGTTTCCGCCGCGCGTGGCCGGGTCGTACGAGCAGCGCAGCTCCACGATCTCCCCCGCATCGTCCTTGACCACTTCGTCGCAGCGGATGACGTACGCGTACCGCAGCCGCACCTCGCCCCCGGGCACCAGGCGGTGGAACCCCTTGGGCGGGTTCTCGGCGAAGTCGTCGTGCTCGATGAACAGCGTACCAGAGAAGGGCAGGGGACGCGACCCCTCGTTGGGCACGTCGTGCGGCCAGAGCGGCGCGTCCAGCTCCTCCGTCTGCCCCTCGGGATAGTTGGTGATGGTCACCTTTAGCGGCCGCAGCACGCACAGCACGCGCGGCGCCTTGGGGTTCAGGTCTTCGCGGATGGCCCACTCCAGCTTGCCGACCTCGGCGCGGGTGCTGGCCTTGGTGACGCCCATCCGCTCCCAGAACGCGCGCACCGCCTCGGCCGTGGCGCCGCGGCGGCGGATGCCGGCCAGCGTGGGCATGCGCGGATCGTCCCAGCCGCTCACGAAGCCGCCCTTCACCAGCTCCAGCAGCTTGCGTTTGCTCATCACCGTGTAGTCGATGTTGCCGCGCGCGAACTCGTACTGGTGCGGCCGGGCCGGCGTGCCGCCCTCGGAGCGCACGAAGTCCTGCCAGTGATCGACCGTCCAGTCGTAGATGGCGCGGTTGTTCTCGAACTCCAGGGTGCAGAGCGAGTGCGTGATCCCCTCGATGGCGTCTTCGATGGGGTGCGCGTAGTCGTACAGCGGGTAGATGCACCACTTGTCGCCCGTGCGGTAGTGGTGCGCGTGGCGGATGCGGTACAGCAGCGGGTCGCGCAGCAGCATGTTGGGCGACGACAGGTCGATCTTCGCCCGCAGCACGTGCGAGCCGTCGGGAAACTCGCCCGCCTTCATCCGCCGGAAGAGATCGAGATTCTCCTCGACGGACCGGTCCCGGAACGCCGTCGGCCGCCCCGGCTCGGTGACGGTGCCGCGCGCCTCGCGGATCTCCTCGTCCGACGAGCTGTCCACGTACGCCTGCCCGCGCGTCACCAGGAACTCGGCGAAGCGGTACATGTCGTCGAAATAGTCCGCCGCGTGCAGCACCTCGTCGCGGAAGTCCGCGCCCAGCCAGCGGACGGTGTCGACGATGGACTCGACGTAGCTGACGTCCTCGGTCTCGGGATTGGTGTCGTCGAAGCGCAGGTTGAAGCGCCCGCCCGTCTCCCTGGCGATCCCGTAGTTCAGGACGATGGACTTGGCGTGGCCGATGTGCAGGTAGCCATTGGGCTCCGGCGGAAAGCGCGTGACGATGGCCGGGTACTTCCCCGCGCGGAGGTCGTCCGCCACGATGGAACGGATGAAGTCCAGCCCCTCGCGCGCGGCGAACGCCTCCGCCGGCGAACGACCCTCGTTGCTGTTCTCGGTCACGATCGAGCTCTGCCTGTCCAAAGAAGCCCGCGCGGCAACCGGGCGGGTGTTAGTACGTGCTAGCGCATACTAGCAAACCGGGGCCGGGCCGACAACGTGGGGAGGGGGACTGCACATTCGCTTGAACATGTGTTAAATTGATTGGACACAACGACATACACGCGGAATCGCCCCGGACCCGAAGGAAGGAGCCCGAATGAAGATCATGCGCGTTCTTTCCGCGGCTGCGGTGGCCGGCACGCTCGCCGCCGCCCCGGCCCATGCGGTGGAGCCCACGCTGCGCGGCTCGCCCTCGTCCATGGTGCGCCAGCACGAGGTGGCCAAGGCCAGCGACTACTCGTTCCTGCGCGACGCGGCCGAGGTGAAGCGCCTGGCCGACGCCGGCTACCTGCAGCGCGTGAAGCCCACGGACGACTTTCGCCTGGCCAACGTGTCGCACCCGTACGCCCGGCCCGAGGTGGTCACCTTCATCGAGCGGCTGAGCGCGCAGTACCGCGACGCCTGCAACGAGCGCCTGGTGGTCACCAGCCTCACGCGGCCCGTGGGCAACCAGCCCAGCAAC
This region includes:
- a CDS encoding type II toxin-antitoxin system prevent-host-death family antitoxin → MAEYAINIVEPVPLPELIRRAAAGEEVILTEGGEPVARVLTISGGNEAALMAEDSLRDWLRPEEDEAWRHLQRESCETAAGRRGNSEDTSD
- a CDS encoding YegP family protein, which codes for MAKFWMTKDKAGEWRWALLADNNKKIADSGEGYVRRDSCLDAITRVKRDAPGASVYDASESTPKLVPGV
- a CDS encoding glutamine--tRNA ligase/YqeY domain fusion protein — protein: MTENSNEGRSPAEAFAAREGLDFIRSIVADDLRAGKYPAIVTRFPPEPNGYLHIGHAKSIVLNYGIARETGGRFNLRFDDTNPETEDVSYVESIVDTVRWLGADFRDEVLHAADYFDDMYRFAEFLVTRGQAYVDSSSDEEIREARGTVTEPGRPTAFRDRSVEENLDLFRRMKAGEFPDGSHVLRAKIDLSSPNMLLRDPLLYRIRHAHHYRTGDKWCIYPLYDYAHPIEDAIEGITHSLCTLEFENNRAIYDWTVDHWQDFVRSEGGTPARPHQYEFARGNIDYTVMSKRKLLELVKGGFVSGWDDPRMPTLAGIRRRGATAEAVRAFWERMGVTKASTRAEVGKLEWAIREDLNPKAPRVLCVLRPLKVTITNYPEGQTEELDAPLWPHDVPNEGSRPLPFSGTLFIEHDDFAENPPKGFHRLVPGGEVRLRYAYVIRCDEVVKDDAGEIVELRCSYDPATRGGNTPDGRQVKGTIHWVSAEHGVPAEVRLYDRLFRVPDPDAGEGDFKDHLNPESLVVIPGAIVEPSIRNAEPGSRWQFERLGYFCADVVDSKPGALVFNRTVTLRDTWAAKSTQAAPAPKAEKKPKESVAPDGEKRAKAPAAEVQRTPEMEARRARYADELALSATEADILTRDVGISNLFESTVDLGARPKSVASWIVNVVLLETKERGINEIAFTPAELNRLIELVDDGTISSGGGKAVLAEMVRGGGAPDDIVERRGLRQVSDPGAIGPIVDEVINANAKKADEYRQGKTGLLGFFVGQVMRQSGGSANPELVSRLVKERLEADAP